In Streptobacillus felis, one genomic interval encodes:
- a CDS encoding RepB family plasmid replication initiator protein: MDIVKQNVQIELKTEFRWVLNEIPKNFTKLELKEFVDCKTSYIKEFFRRIKQF; the protein is encoded by the coding sequence ATGGACATAGTAAAACAAAATGTGCAAATAGAATTAAAGACTGAATTTAGATGGGTATTAAATGAAATACCTAAGAATTTTACTAAATTAGAACTGAAAGAATTTGTAGATTGTAAAACAAGTTACATTAAAGAATTTTTTAGAAGAATTAAACAGTTT